A genomic stretch from Chitinophaga agri includes:
- a CDS encoding SusC/RagA family TonB-linked outer membrane protein produces MTLPMHGNQMPVPFKKHRRGIITVTILLLLSAGAHAAGENHTAGSRIVKDSIPVGTVKGRVTGAEEKVALPNVSVVNLSSKKGTVTTVDGDFMLGARSGDSLRFSYIGKKSKVILYSGQAVLNVVLSGTEGNLSEVVVTGYQNVDKKKFAGSAVSVKAEDVKINGVADVSRMLEGRVAGVSIQNVSGTFGTAPKIRIRGASSINGDNKPLWVVDGVVLEDVANISNDQLSSGDPTTLLGSAVAGLNSNDIESFDILKDAAATALYGARAMNGVVVITTKKGRAGKTAVAYSGNFSTQLKPTYGDFNIMNSARQMSVLGELERKGILTSDILSRGDVGVYGKMYEMIQTDENGHFQLENTPEARKAFLMQYGRANTDWFDILFRNNFVQEHSISVSSGTDRSQSYFSTSYYGDNGWTLADKVHRYTLNFRNNYKLSDRFSAGFSTLGSVRQQKAPGSLTRNSNPVEGQYDRDFDINPFSYALNTSRTLRAYDDKGNLEYFRRNYTDFNILNELRNNYLSLNVMDLRLQGDLGWNITKKLKWEFVGALRYVKSSREHQITEDANMANAYRAADNATIAANNKFLYRDPENPDAPPVIVLPAGGFYNRTEDQLVNYDFRNTLSYKTTFGSNHSLNILAGQQVKYADRQNASNTGYGYQYNNGGVPYIDYRILKQTIEGNFPYYGMARDYDRFAAFYGTADYSYGDKYSFSANARYDGSNRLGASTSARWLPTWSVAGRWNLDRESFMQDFSNLDYLSLRGSYGLTASMGPATNSNIVYQTVNSRRAHLNEVESVIQLAHLKNTELTWEKLYTSNLGLEAGLFDRRVNVTVDVYSRKSFDLISIIKTAGIGGELYKAANYADMTSKGIELMIGGEVIRRKVWGWRTNLTFSYNTNKITNAKNSPLIFDLVAAEGGNKEGYPVRSLFSLDYKGLDPRTGVPTFVTSDGKTSSNIDLQDDATDKLVYQGPVDPPVTGGWNNTFRYKALSLNVFMTYQWGNTIRLYPAFKTSYSDLDAMPNEFYDRWVMPNDETKTNVPSILDAYEQTLLGGAYPYNNYNYSTERVAKGDFIRLKTVSLTYQLPNSFIKRTGLSSLVVTGAANNMWLIYSDKKLKGQDPEFFNAGGVAQPIQKQFTLSLKVGI; encoded by the coding sequence ATGACATTACCTATGCATGGTAATCAAATGCCGGTGCCCTTCAAAAAGCACCGGAGGGGAATTATTACGGTTACAATACTGCTACTATTATCTGCCGGCGCACATGCAGCCGGAGAAAATCATACGGCCGGCAGCCGTATCGTAAAAGACTCGATTCCGGTGGGCACAGTGAAAGGACGTGTGACAGGTGCTGAAGAGAAAGTGGCGTTGCCTAACGTTTCTGTCGTAAACCTTTCTTCCAAAAAAGGTACAGTGACTACAGTGGATGGTGATTTTATGCTGGGTGCCCGCTCAGGTGACAGTCTGCGTTTTTCCTATATCGGAAAGAAATCCAAAGTGATACTCTACAGCGGCCAGGCAGTACTGAACGTAGTACTGAGTGGCACCGAGGGCAATCTGTCCGAAGTTGTCGTAACTGGTTATCAGAATGTTGATAAAAAGAAATTTGCCGGTTCTGCTGTATCTGTAAAAGCTGAAGATGTAAAAATAAACGGGGTGGCCGATGTAAGCCGTATGCTGGAAGGCCGCGTGGCGGGCGTCTCTATTCAGAACGTATCCGGTACTTTTGGTACCGCTCCCAAGATCCGTATCCGTGGTGCCTCTTCTATTAACGGTGATAACAAGCCCTTGTGGGTAGTAGACGGTGTAGTACTGGAAGATGTTGCAAACATCTCCAACGATCAACTCTCCAGTGGTGACCCTACCACACTGCTCGGCTCTGCGGTAGCCGGCCTGAACTCCAACGATATTGAGAGCTTTGATATCCTGAAGGATGCTGCTGCAACGGCACTGTACGGTGCCCGTGCGATGAATGGCGTGGTCGTGATCACTACCAAGAAAGGTCGTGCCGGTAAGACCGCTGTAGCATATAGCGGCAACTTCAGTACACAGCTTAAACCTACCTATGGAGACTTTAATATTATGAACTCCGCCCGCCAGATGTCTGTCCTGGGAGAACTGGAACGTAAAGGTATTCTTACTTCCGATATTCTTTCCCGTGGTGATGTTGGTGTGTACGGAAAGATGTATGAAATGATACAGACCGATGAGAATGGTCACTTCCAGCTGGAGAATACACCGGAAGCGCGTAAAGCCTTCCTCATGCAGTATGGCAGAGCAAACACGGACTGGTTTGACATCCTGTTCCGTAATAACTTTGTACAGGAACATTCTATCAGTGTATCATCCGGTACCGACCGTTCCCAGTCTTACTTCTCTACCAGTTACTATGGCGATAATGGCTGGACTTTAGCAGATAAGGTACACCGCTATACACTGAACTTCCGCAATAACTATAAACTCTCTGACAGATTTTCTGCAGGGTTTTCCACACTCGGATCAGTACGTCAGCAGAAAGCACCAGGCTCACTGACCAGGAATAGTAACCCTGTTGAAGGACAGTACGACCGCGATTTTGATATCAATCCTTTCAGTTATGCACTCAATACCAGCCGTACACTGAGAGCATACGACGATAAAGGTAACCTGGAATATTTCAGACGTAACTATACTGACTTTAATATTCTCAACGAGCTGCGCAACAACTACCTTTCTCTCAATGTAATGGACCTACGTTTGCAGGGAGATCTCGGCTGGAACATCACTAAGAAGCTAAAATGGGAATTCGTAGGTGCGCTGCGTTATGTAAAATCTTCCCGTGAACACCAGATCACAGAAGATGCGAACATGGCAAATGCCTACAGAGCTGCGGATAATGCAACCATTGCCGCAAATAATAAATTCCTGTACCGTGATCCGGAGAATCCGGATGCACCACCGGTGATCGTGCTGCCAGCAGGCGGTTTCTACAACCGCACAGAAGATCAGCTGGTGAATTATGACTTCCGTAATACGCTCAGCTATAAAACTACTTTCGGTAGTAATCACTCCCTGAATATCCTGGCTGGCCAGCAGGTGAAATACGCTGACAGACAAAATGCCTCCAATACAGGTTACGGTTATCAGTACAATAACGGTGGTGTACCTTACATAGACTACCGCATCCTGAAGCAGACCATTGAGGGTAACTTCCCTTATTATGGTATGGCCCGCGACTACGACCGCTTCGCTGCTTTCTATGGTACCGCTGATTACTCCTATGGGGATAAATACAGCTTCAGTGCAAATGCCCGTTATGATGGTTCTAACCGTCTGGGTGCTTCTACCAGTGCCCGCTGGCTGCCTACCTGGAGCGTTGCTGGTCGCTGGAACCTCGACAGGGAAAGCTTTATGCAGGATTTCTCTAACCTGGATTATCTCTCCCTGCGCGGAAGTTATGGTCTGACCGCCAGCATGGGACCTGCTACAAACTCTAATATCGTATACCAGACAGTTAACAGCCGTCGTGCACACCTGAATGAGGTGGAATCAGTTATTCAGCTGGCACATCTGAAGAATACAGAATTAACCTGGGAAAAACTATATACTTCTAATCTTGGCCTGGAAGCCGGTCTCTTTGACAGACGTGTAAATGTGACTGTTGATGTGTACAGCCGTAAGAGCTTTGACCTGATCAGCATTATCAAAACAGCTGGTATCGGTGGTGAACTGTACAAAGCCGCCAACTATGCGGATATGACTTCCAAAGGTATTGAGTTAATGATCGGTGGTGAAGTTATACGCAGGAAGGTGTGGGGATGGAGAACGAACCTGACATTCAGCTACAATACCAATAAGATCACCAATGCGAAAAACTCTCCATTGATTTTTGACCTGGTAGCTGCGGAAGGTGGTAACAAAGAAGGTTATCCGGTTCGTAGCCTGTTCTCACTGGATTATAAAGGGCTTGACCCACGCACCGGCGTGCCCACTTTCGTGACCTCTGATGGTAAAACCAGCTCTAACATTGACCTGCAGGACGACGCAACAGATAAGCTGGTATACCAGGGTCCGGTAGATCCTCCTGTTACAGGTGGATGGAACAACACCTTCCGTTACAAAGCACTGTCATTAAACGTATTTATGACCTATCAGTGGGGTAACACGATCCGTCTGTACCCGGCGTTCAAAACATCTTACTCTGACCTGGATGCCATGCCCAATGAATTCTACGATCGTTGGGTAATGCCGAATGACGAAACAAAGACCAACGTGCCTTCTATCCTGGATGCATATGAGCAGACATTGCTGGGTGGCGCATATCCTTATAATAATTACAACTATTCCACAGAGCGCGTGGCCAAAGGAGATTTTATTCGTCTGAAAACTGTCTCGCTGACTTACCAGTTACCTAACAGCTTTATTAAAAGAACAGGCCTCAGCAGTCTGGTAGTAACAGGTGCTGCCAATAACATGTGGCTGATCTATTCAGATAAAAAGCTGAAAGGACAGGACCCTGAGTTCTTCAACGCGGGTGGTGTAGCACAGCCTATACAGAAGCAGTTCACATTATCTCTCAAAGTTGGTATCTAA
- a CDS encoding zinc-binding metallopeptidase, translating to MKNIKTLLLLLTAVFFAACSNDDDLSDLKDIPGLGGDTWDKTALDKWLYDTLVVPYNIEARYKWDQFEFDLNKTLVPPQEAMVKPALQSIKKVWIDTYVAEAGLEFFRKNSPKFLILCGSASWNVDNGTITLGTAEGGRKVVIYSINSFRIKGMPNYKPSDSATLKQIFHVIEHEFGHILHQTILYPPAFKNISAGRYSANWTNISDDEAHANGFITPYAMSGYDDDFVEMISLMLTDGRAGFEKLIASIPEGTSTSGVTQAQAISALRQKESMVVAYFKTAWNIDFYSLQTRKRKAVEALIY from the coding sequence ATGAAAAATATAAAGACATTATTACTATTACTTACTGCGGTTTTCTTTGCCGCCTGTAGTAACGACGACGATCTCAGTGATCTGAAAGATATTCCCGGACTGGGAGGAGACACCTGGGATAAGACAGCCCTGGACAAATGGTTATACGACACACTGGTTGTGCCTTATAACATTGAGGCAAGATACAAATGGGACCAGTTTGAATTTGACCTGAACAAGACACTGGTACCACCGCAGGAAGCCATGGTGAAGCCTGCATTACAGTCTATCAAAAAAGTATGGATAGATACTTATGTAGCAGAAGCAGGTCTTGAGTTCTTCCGTAAGAACAGTCCGAAGTTCCTGATCCTTTGTGGTAGTGCCAGCTGGAATGTGGATAACGGAACCATTACATTGGGTACAGCAGAAGGTGGTCGTAAAGTGGTGATCTATTCCATCAACTCTTTCCGTATCAAAGGTATGCCTAATTATAAACCTTCTGACTCGGCTACGTTAAAGCAGATCTTTCACGTAATAGAACACGAATTCGGGCATATTCTGCATCAGACAATACTTTATCCGCCTGCATTTAAAAATATCTCTGCCGGCCGTTATTCTGCCAACTGGACAAATATCAGTGATGATGAGGCGCATGCCAATGGTTTCATCACGCCTTATGCCATGTCAGGATATGATGATGACTTTGTGGAAATGATCTCCCTGATGCTGACTGATGGTCGTGCAGGATTTGAAAAGCTGATCGCCAGCATCCCGGAAGGTACTTCTACCAGCGGTGTAACACAGGCACAGGCTATCTCTGCGCTGCGCCAGAAAGAATCTATGGTCGTTGCTTACTTCAAAACTGCGTGGAATATTGATTTCTACAGTTTACAGACCAGGAAAAGAAAAGCAGTAGAAGCACTGATCTACTAA
- a CDS encoding RagB/SusD family nutrient uptake outer membrane protein, whose product MQRKALYILLAILPSVTGCKKYLDQQPDSTWTQLDTPEKVSQLLGTAYPQANYMAFTEASSDNVADKGTGVDLRTNRDPFYFEDVQNVNQDSPEYYWAAAYTAIAAANNALLACEKATDTAAYSRQKGEALVARAYAHFMLVNIFSKTYDSVTSKTDMGIPYVTEPEDVVFKQYDRKTVSYVYDQIEKDLLAGLPLIRDDKYKVPKYHFNQKAAYAFAARFYLYKRDYKKVVTYADLSVPSSDALTYLRPWNTSYMYKTPLELFNVYSNSSENANLLLVETNSMYGRYLGQYRFGMNFPMYRNILGSNATGGEWCYPAYTYSTADYFVPKLSEYFVKESVNATIGFIYTMVPLFTAEEVLFNRAEANAYLGNTAAVLDDLNKYASTRITNYDATDHAVTVAKSKTYYGVSDNRDALLATVLDFKRGEFVQEGMRWFDLMRYKAAITHVTSQGETLILGSDDPRRVFQLPVTAKTSGLPMNPR is encoded by the coding sequence ATGCAAAGAAAAGCGCTATATATACTCTTAGCTATTCTCCCGTCTGTAACGGGTTGTAAAAAATACCTGGATCAGCAGCCAGACAGTACCTGGACACAACTGGATACACCTGAGAAGGTGAGCCAGTTACTGGGCACAGCCTATCCGCAGGCTAACTATATGGCTTTCACAGAAGCCTCTTCAGATAATGTGGCAGATAAAGGAACGGGTGTGGATCTGCGTACCAACAGGGATCCATTCTATTTCGAAGATGTACAGAACGTAAATCAGGACTCACCTGAATATTACTGGGCCGCTGCCTATACCGCTATCGCGGCTGCAAACAATGCACTGCTCGCCTGCGAAAAGGCAACAGATACTGCTGCTTACAGCCGTCAGAAAGGAGAGGCGCTGGTAGCACGTGCCTATGCACATTTTATGCTGGTGAACATTTTCTCTAAAACCTATGATTCGGTTACTTCAAAGACAGATATGGGTATTCCATATGTTACGGAGCCCGAAGATGTGGTGTTCAAACAGTATGACAGAAAGACGGTATCCTATGTATATGATCAGATTGAAAAAGACCTGCTGGCTGGTTTACCACTGATCCGTGATGATAAGTATAAAGTTCCCAAATACCACTTTAATCAGAAGGCGGCGTATGCATTCGCAGCAAGATTCTACCTATACAAACGGGATTATAAAAAAGTGGTAACCTACGCTGATTTGTCCGTTCCTTCCAGTGATGCGCTGACTTATTTGCGCCCATGGAATACTTCCTATATGTATAAAACTCCTTTGGAGTTGTTTAACGTATACTCCAACTCCAGCGAAAATGCCAATCTGTTGCTGGTAGAGACCAATTCAATGTATGGACGTTACCTTGGGCAATATCGTTTTGGTATGAACTTTCCAATGTATAGAAATATACTGGGTTCAAATGCGACAGGTGGCGAATGGTGCTATCCTGCTTATACCTATAGTACAGCGGACTACTTTGTACCTAAGCTGAGTGAATATTTTGTAAAGGAATCAGTTAATGCGACCATCGGTTTCATTTATACGATGGTGCCGTTGTTCACTGCTGAGGAAGTGTTGTTCAACAGGGCAGAAGCTAATGCATACCTGGGTAATACAGCAGCAGTACTGGACGATCTGAACAAGTATGCCAGCACACGTATCACCAATTATGATGCTACCGACCATGCCGTTACAGTGGCGAAGTCCAAAACTTACTATGGTGTTTCTGATAACCGTGATGCCCTGCTTGCCACTGTGCTTGATTTCAAAAGAGGAGAGTTTGTACAGGAAGGTATGCGCTGGTTTGACCTGATGCGTTACAAAGCCGCGATCACGCATGTGACCAGTCAGGGAGAAACATTGATACTCGGATCGGATGATCCACGCAGGGTGTTTCAGTTACCTGTTACAGCCAAGACTTCCGGTTTACCTATGAACCCACGCTAA
- a CDS encoding DUF4302 domain-containing protein has translation MLKRLLLICFSLSVLAACQKSDEDVFSAPPDTRLNDTLKKYGDILATAPYGWKGLVYPSGLEHGVFSFYFEFNDSNRVKMYADFDSASAITVAESSYRLKALQQPCLLFDTYSYLHVLSDPDASVNGGVYGEGLYSDFEFAIEGMRGDTILLKGRYHESKAVLIKATAEEQAAYKGEKSNRLIDKIGTYLTYFKRLTLNGKSYDVAFDEASRTTTISWVDESGANQTVTTGYYYTPNGVAFAPAVNVNGETIASLDNLTWSATSTTLSFTANGNTGTIKETAKPLVIDKDAAKAWWNEKQQTGSYWITVEGFHVDGKDDAYGIQQLPNYSFTIYNPQFELSDGSQYELLGIITNSGNGAELSYGPAFTTPPTFRTDGRIVFSYVGVLGELPEGETAVSNTTTKMSETQGFYLVKTSSGYDMVNAKDGKSWISWF, from the coding sequence ATGTTAAAACGCTTACTCCTGATATGCTTCTCCCTTTCCGTACTGGCAGCTTGTCAGAAATCGGATGAGGACGTGTTCAGTGCTCCGCCTGATACCCGCCTGAATGATACACTGAAAAAATATGGTGATATACTGGCTACCGCTCCTTACGGATGGAAAGGTCTGGTATATCCTTCCGGTCTTGAACATGGCGTATTCTCTTTCTACTTTGAGTTTAACGATTCTAACAGGGTGAAAATGTATGCAGATTTTGATTCTGCATCTGCAATAACGGTAGCAGAAAGCAGCTATCGCCTGAAAGCGCTGCAACAGCCATGCCTGTTGTTTGATACCTATTCTTACCTGCACGTGTTGAGCGATCCGGATGCGTCCGTAAATGGTGGTGTGTATGGTGAGGGATTGTATTCCGACTTCGAATTTGCGATAGAAGGCATGCGTGGTGATACCATCCTTCTGAAAGGAAGATATCATGAAAGTAAAGCGGTACTTATAAAAGCAACCGCTGAGGAGCAGGCTGCATATAAAGGTGAAAAGTCTAATCGCCTGATCGATAAAATAGGTACCTACCTAACTTATTTCAAACGTCTGACATTAAATGGCAAATCCTATGATGTCGCGTTTGATGAGGCCAGCAGAACAACTACCATCAGCTGGGTAGATGAAAGCGGTGCTAACCAGACCGTGACGACAGGATATTATTATACACCAAATGGTGTTGCTTTTGCGCCTGCGGTAAATGTAAACGGTGAAACAATTGCTTCGCTGGATAACCTTACCTGGAGCGCTACATCTACTACACTGAGTTTCACTGCTAATGGTAACACCGGTACTATCAAAGAAACGGCTAAACCATTAGTGATAGATAAAGATGCTGCTAAGGCATGGTGGAACGAGAAGCAACAGACTGGTAGTTACTGGATCACTGTTGAAGGTTTCCATGTAGATGGTAAAGATGATGCTTATGGCATTCAGCAATTGCCTAACTATTCTTTTACTATATACAACCCTCAGTTCGAACTGAGCGACGGTTCCCAATATGAGTTACTAGGCATTATTACCAATAGTGGTAATGGCGCCGAGCTTAGCTATGGACCTGCATTTACTACGCCGCCGACTTTCAGAACAGATGGCCGTATCGTGTTCTCTTACGTAGGCGTACTTGGAGAACTTCCTGAAGGGGAGACCGCTGTGTCCAACACAACTACCAAGATGTCGGAAACCCAGGGTTTCTATCTGGTAAAAACAAGCAGCGGTTACGACATGGTGAACGCTAAAGACGGCAAATCCTGGATATCCTGGTTTTAA